The Streptomyces sp. NBC_01275 genome has a segment encoding these proteins:
- a CDS encoding cold-shock protein has translation MPTGKVKWFNTEKGFGFLSRDDGGDVFVHSSVLPAGVEALKPGQRVEFGVVAGQRGDQALSVVILDPTPSVAAAQRKKPDELASIVQDLTTLLENITPMLEKGRYPEKNSGKKIAGLLRAVADQLDV, from the coding sequence GTGCCTACCGGCAAGGTCAAGTGGTTCAACACCGAGAAGGGCTTCGGCTTTCTCTCCCGCGACGACGGCGGTGACGTCTTCGTCCATTCCTCGGTCCTCCCCGCCGGAGTCGAGGCACTGAAGCCGGGCCAGCGAGTGGAGTTCGGCGTCGTCGCCGGACAGCGCGGCGACCAGGCGCTCTCCGTCGTCATTCTCGACCCGACCCCCTCGGTCGCGGCCGCCCAGCGCAAGAAGCCCGACGAACTCGCCTCCATCGTCCAGGACTTGACGACCCTCCTCGAGAACATCACCCCGATGCTCGAGAAGGGCCGCTACCCCGAGAAGAATTCCGGCAAGAAGATCGCCGGTCTACTGCGCGCGGTCGCGGACCAGTTGGACGTATAG
- a CDS encoding sacsin N-terminal ATP-binding-like domain-containing protein, with the protein MSKFVRPAPEGADPFGTARLRRGVLDAWATSPARFREDANAEEDLVLGGYRDRLVVELAQNAADAAARAGVAGRLRLTLRDGVLVAANTGAPLDAAGVESLATLRASAKREPQHAPRQEAAHSAVGRFGVGFAAVLAVTDEPAVVGRHGGVRWDLAEARELASATARHSPGLGDEVRRRDGHVPLLRLPFAAQGTAPDPYDTAVILPLRDPAAADLAERLLGAVDDALLLALPGLEEVVVEIGDQEPRTLRRAADGDLTVVADSDRGTTRWRTVAAHGTLDAELLADRPVEERLRPHWSVTWAVPVDADGGPVRPRTTPVVHAPTPSDEPLGVPALLIASFPLDTTRRHAAPGPLTDHLVQRAADAYARLLADWRPVTAEIIDLVPGPLGKGELDGALRQALLERLPRTAFLPPAVEPKGPQDEDEVELPEALRPRDAEVVEGAGADTVRVLAEVLPTLLPAGLERRVELRTLGVARVPLADAIDRLAGLEKDPDWWRRLYDSLAGVDPDRLSGLPVPLADGRTTIGPRQVLLPLGDPADTADATSVDADVLARLGLKVAHPDAAHPLLEKLGALPATPRAVLTTPQVRAAVAASLDDDGGAWDDQDTPDAEELADTVLALVRDAGLEPGDEPWLGALALPDEDGELVPAGELVLPGSPFASVIREDELAFVDAELADKWGEKPLAACGVLASFALVRATDVVLDPDELEPREGDFAEPDDAGLLDAVDVWCEDILDRFPDSPVPPVATELVAVRDLDLVDDDRWPQALALLAQPPLRDALTQPVRILLPDGTHEVVRPYTAWWLRGNPVLDGRRPAGLLAAGGDPLLHGLYDEADATGFDDEQVLRALGVRTSVSALLDEPGGAAELLDRLADPDRPVSPAQLHGLYSALAELDPEQVTLPDEVRAVVDGRVEVVDAADAVVVDSPDLLPFTEGVPLLPVRPARAAELAELFQVRRLSESVTGSVDSEGSEHDVPEPVRVLLGPRTPTSYVEHDELVVDGVEIDWRLTDDAVLHASTLEGVAAGLAWAAGQWPRRFEVAALLEDPSRTAELARDRWFD; encoded by the coding sequence GTGAGCAAGTTCGTGCGGCCGGCGCCCGAGGGCGCGGACCCCTTCGGCACGGCCCGCCTGCGTCGCGGAGTGCTGGACGCCTGGGCCACGAGTCCCGCCCGTTTCCGGGAGGACGCCAACGCCGAGGAGGACCTCGTCCTCGGCGGGTACCGGGACCGCCTCGTCGTCGAGCTCGCGCAGAACGCCGCCGACGCGGCCGCCCGGGCGGGGGTGGCGGGCCGGCTGCGGCTCACCCTGCGCGACGGCGTCCTCGTCGCCGCGAACACCGGCGCGCCGCTGGACGCGGCCGGCGTCGAGTCCCTCGCCACCCTCCGCGCCTCCGCCAAGCGCGAGCCCCAGCACGCGCCCCGGCAGGAGGCCGCCCACTCGGCCGTCGGGCGGTTCGGCGTCGGGTTCGCCGCCGTGCTCGCCGTCACCGACGAGCCCGCCGTCGTCGGCCGGCACGGCGGTGTCCGCTGGGACCTCGCCGAGGCCCGCGAGCTGGCCTCCGCCACCGCCCGGCACAGCCCCGGCCTCGGCGACGAGGTCCGCCGGCGCGACGGTCACGTGCCCCTGCTCCGGCTCCCGTTCGCCGCCCAGGGCACCGCCCCGGACCCCTACGACACGGCCGTCATCCTGCCCCTGCGCGACCCGGCCGCCGCCGACCTCGCGGAGCGGCTCCTCGGCGCCGTCGACGACGCCCTCCTGCTCGCCCTGCCCGGGCTGGAGGAGGTCGTCGTCGAGATCGGCGACCAGGAGCCCCGCACCCTGCGCCGGGCCGCCGACGGCGACCTCACCGTCGTCGCGGACTCCGACCGGGGGACGACCCGCTGGCGCACCGTCGCCGCACACGGGACGCTCGACGCCGAACTGCTGGCCGACCGGCCGGTCGAGGAGCGGCTGCGGCCGCACTGGTCGGTCACCTGGGCCGTGCCGGTCGACGCCGACGGCGGCCCCGTCCGGCCCCGCACCACCCCCGTCGTGCACGCCCCCACCCCCAGCGACGAGCCCTTGGGCGTCCCCGCCCTGCTCATCGCCTCCTTCCCCCTCGACACCACCCGCCGGCACGCCGCCCCCGGCCCGCTGACCGACCATCTGGTGCAGCGCGCGGCGGACGCGTACGCCCGACTGCTCGCCGACTGGCGGCCGGTGACCGCCGAGATCATCGACCTCGTGCCCGGACCGCTGGGCAAGGGCGAGCTGGACGGGGCGCTGCGCCAGGCCCTCCTCGAACGGCTGCCGCGCACCGCCTTCCTCCCGCCCGCCGTCGAGCCCAAGGGCCCCCAGGACGAGGACGAGGTCGAGCTTCCCGAGGCCCTGCGCCCCCGCGACGCCGAGGTCGTCGAGGGCGCCGGCGCCGACACCGTACGGGTGCTCGCCGAGGTGCTGCCGACCCTGCTGCCCGCCGGGCTGGAACGGCGCGTCGAGCTGCGCACCCTGGGCGTCGCCCGGGTCCCGCTCGCCGACGCGATCGACCGGCTGGCCGGTCTGGAGAAGGACCCGGACTGGTGGCGGCGGCTCTACGACAGCCTCGCCGGCGTCGACCCCGACCGGCTCTCCGGACTGCCCGTGCCACTGGCCGACGGCCGTACGACCATCGGGCCCCGCCAGGTGCTCCTGCCCCTGGGGGACCCGGCGGACACCGCGGACGCGACGAGCGTCGACGCCGACGTCCTCGCCCGCCTCGGCCTCAAGGTCGCCCACCCGGACGCCGCGCACCCCCTCCTGGAGAAGCTCGGCGCGCTGCCCGCCACGCCCCGCGCGGTGCTGACCACCCCGCAGGTGCGGGCCGCGGTCGCCGCGTCCCTGGACGACGACGGCGGGGCCTGGGACGACCAGGACACGCCCGACGCCGAGGAACTCGCCGACACCGTCCTCGCCCTCGTCCGCGACGCGGGCCTGGAGCCCGGCGACGAGCCCTGGCTCGGCGCGCTCGCGCTGCCCGACGAGGACGGCGAACTGGTCCCCGCCGGTGAACTCGTCCTCCCCGGCAGCCCGTTCGCCTCCGTCATCCGCGAGGACGAACTCGCGTTCGTGGACGCCGAGTTGGCGGACAAGTGGGGCGAAAAGCCGCTCGCCGCCTGTGGTGTGCTCGCGAGCTTCGCGCTCGTGCGCGCCACCGACGTCGTCCTCGACCCGGACGAACTGGAGCCCAGGGAAGGCGACTTCGCCGAGCCCGACGACGCGGGTCTGCTGGACGCCGTGGACGTGTGGTGCGAGGACATCCTCGACCGCTTCCCGGACAGCCCCGTCCCGCCGGTCGCCACCGAGCTGGTCGCCGTCCGCGACCTCGACCTCGTCGACGACGACCGCTGGCCGCAGGCCCTCGCCCTGCTCGCCCAGCCGCCCCTGCGCGACGCCCTCACCCAGCCCGTCCGCATCCTCCTGCCCGACGGCACCCACGAGGTCGTACGGCCCTACACCGCCTGGTGGCTGCGCGGGAACCCCGTCCTCGACGGCCGCCGCCCGGCCGGTCTGCTCGCGGCCGGCGGCGACCCCCTCCTGCACGGCCTCTACGACGAGGCCGACGCGACCGGCTTCGACGACGAACAGGTGCTGCGCGCCCTGGGCGTACGGACGTCCGTGTCCGCGCTCCTCGACGAGCCCGGCGGCGCGGCGGAGCTCCTGGACCGCCTGGCCGACCCGGACCGCCCCGTCTCCCCCGCCCAACTCCACGGCCTCTACAGCGCGTTGGCCGAACTGGACCCGGAGCAGGTCACCCTGCCGGACGAGGTGCGGGCCGTGGTCGACGGCCGGGTGGAGGTGGTGGACGCGGCCGACGCGGTCGTCGTCGACTCCCCCGACCTGCTGCCCTTCACGGAGGGCGTCCCGCTGCTCCCCGTACGGCCCGCGCGCGCGGCCGAGCTGGCCGAGCTGTTCCAGGTCCGGCGCCTCAGCGAGTCCGTCACCGGCTCGGTCGACTCCGAGGGCTCCGAACACGACGTACCGGAGCCGGTGCGGGTGCTGCTCGGCCCGCGGACTCCCACGTCGTACGTCGAGCACGACGAACTCGTCGTCGACGGCGTCGAGATCGACTGGCGGCTGACCGACGACGCCGTCCTGCACGCCTCGACCCTGGAGGGCGTCGCCGCCGGCCTGGCGTGGGCGGCCGGGCAGTGGCCCCGCCGCTTCGAGGTCGCGGCCCTGCTGGAGGATCCCTCGCGGACGGCGGAGCTGGCGCGGGACCGCTGGTTCGACTGA
- a CDS encoding 1,4-dihydroxy-6-naphthoate synthase, with protein sequence MTTSDQTTADQTTGVLTAGVLTAGERPERSEQPEGPRQPLQIAYSPCPNDTFVFDALAHGRVPGAPALDVTFADIDVTNGMAERGEFDVLKVSYAVLPYVLDAYALLPCGGALGRGCGPLVLTREAGVDLTGRTVAVPSEKSTAYLLFRLWAADTVPGGVGEVVVMPFHEIMPAVRDGKVDAGLVIHEARFTYQNYGLHKLADMGEHWESTTGLPIPLGAIIAKRSLGTDTLTRLADSIRTSVRAAWDAPEVSRPYVMEHAQEMDPTVADQHIGLYVNEFTAELGEDGYAAVRGLLTRAAAEGLVPALGPEALSFP encoded by the coding sequence ATGACCACCAGTGACCAGACCACCGCTGACCAGACCACCGGCGTCCTGACCGCCGGCGTCCTGACCGCCGGCGAGCGACCGGAGCGGTCCGAGCAGCCGGAAGGGCCGCGGCAGCCGCTTCAGATCGCGTACTCCCCCTGCCCGAACGACACGTTCGTCTTCGACGCCCTCGCCCACGGCCGGGTGCCGGGCGCGCCCGCGCTCGACGTGACCTTCGCGGACATCGACGTCACCAACGGCATGGCCGAGCGCGGCGAGTTCGACGTGCTGAAGGTGTCGTACGCCGTGCTGCCGTACGTCCTCGACGCGTACGCGCTGCTGCCCTGCGGGGGCGCGCTGGGGCGGGGCTGCGGGCCGCTGGTGCTCACGCGGGAGGCGGGGGTCGACCTCACCGGCCGAACGGTCGCGGTGCCCAGCGAGAAGTCGACCGCCTACCTGCTGTTCCGGCTCTGGGCGGCGGACACCGTCCCCGGAGGCGTCGGCGAGGTCGTCGTCATGCCGTTCCACGAGATCATGCCGGCCGTACGGGACGGGAAGGTCGACGCGGGACTCGTCATCCACGAGGCCCGCTTCACGTACCAGAACTACGGCCTGCACAAGCTGGCCGACATGGGCGAGCACTGGGAGTCCACCACCGGCCTGCCCATCCCCCTCGGCGCGATCATCGCCAAGCGCTCCCTGGGCACGGACACGCTGACGCGGCTCGCCGACTCGATCCGCACCTCCGTACGGGCCGCCTGGGACGCCCCCGAGGTCTCCCGCCCGTACGTCATGGAACACGCCCAGGAAATGGACCCGACCGTCGCCGACCAGCACATCGGCCTGTACGTCAACGAGTTCACGGCCGAACTCGGCGAGGACGGCTACGCGGCGGTCCGGGGGTTGCTGACACGCGCGGCGGCCGAGGGGCTGGTGCCTGCGCTCGGGCCCGAGGCCCTGTCGTTTCCGTGA
- a CDS encoding MFS transporter: MAAAQTPQGATGIGGAKGSRGSKRGTTGSGSGRAAGALRSVGRALHLPFTGTARGIRKATHAHGAGESGLGKLIELHAVNGAGDVMITIALASTVFFSVPTDEARGRVALYLAITMAPFTVLAPVIGPLLDRLPHGRRAAMAAAMLARALLALVLSGAVVTGGIELYPAALGVLVASKAYGVVRSAVVPRLLPPRFSLVRANSRVTLGGLLATGVAAPVGAGLQALGPRWPLYGAFVIFVAGTFLSFTLPRKVDSAKGEAVALLAADEEHLHGPHRHPVKRPGLRTVGIAVTHALGANAALRWLSGFLTFFLAFLLREHPLTGQSAAVSLGMVAVSAGVGNALGTAVGSWLRSKAPELIIVTVMAVVLGATLTAAVFFGAFLVACMAAVAGFSQALAKLSLDALIQRDVPELVRTSAFARSETMLQVCWVFGGAVGIVMPLNGTLGLSVAAAVVALGWVTTARGLLSSARHGGSSQARVK, encoded by the coding sequence GTGGCAGCCGCGCAGACACCCCAGGGCGCCACCGGGATCGGTGGGGCCAAGGGGAGCAGAGGGAGCAAGAGGGGGACGACGGGAAGCGGTTCGGGCCGGGCAGCCGGGGCCCTCCGCTCGGTCGGCCGCGCCCTGCACCTCCCGTTCACCGGCACCGCCCGCGGTATCCGCAAGGCCACTCACGCGCACGGCGCCGGCGAGTCCGGCCTCGGCAAACTGATCGAGCTGCACGCCGTGAACGGCGCCGGCGATGTGATGATCACCATCGCGCTCGCCTCCACCGTGTTCTTCTCCGTGCCGACCGACGAGGCCCGCGGGCGCGTCGCCCTCTACCTCGCCATCACCATGGCGCCCTTCACCGTCCTGGCCCCCGTCATCGGACCGCTCCTGGACCGGCTGCCGCACGGCCGGCGCGCCGCGATGGCGGCCGCCATGCTCGCCCGGGCCCTGCTCGCCCTGGTGCTCTCCGGCGCGGTCGTCACCGGCGGCATCGAGCTGTACCCGGCCGCCCTCGGCGTGCTCGTCGCCTCGAAGGCGTACGGAGTCGTCAGAAGCGCCGTCGTGCCACGCCTGCTGCCGCCCCGGTTCTCCCTGGTCAGAGCCAATTCCCGGGTCACCCTCGGCGGACTGCTCGCCACCGGCGTCGCCGCGCCCGTCGGGGCGGGCCTCCAGGCACTCGGGCCGCGCTGGCCGCTCTACGGCGCGTTCGTGATCTTCGTCGCGGGTACGTTCCTGTCGTTCACGCTGCCCCGCAAGGTCGACTCCGCCAAGGGCGAGGCCGTGGCGCTGCTCGCCGCGGACGAGGAGCACCTGCACGGGCCGCACCGGCATCCCGTGAAGCGGCCCGGGCTGCGGACGGTCGGCATCGCCGTCACCCACGCCCTGGGCGCCAACGCGGCGCTGCGCTGGCTGTCCGGGTTTCTGACCTTCTTCCTGGCGTTCCTGCTGCGCGAGCATCCGCTGACCGGGCAGAGCGCGGCCGTCTCGCTGGGCATGGTCGCCGTCTCGGCGGGCGTGGGCAACGCGCTCGGCACGGCGGTGGGGTCCTGGCTGCGCTCCAAGGCGCCGGAGCTGATCATCGTGACGGTGATGGCGGTCGTGCTGGGCGCGACGCTCACCGCCGCCGTCTTCTTCGGCGCGTTCCTGGTGGCGTGCATGGCGGCGGTCGCCGGGTTCTCCCAGGCCCTCGCCAAGCTGTCCCTGGACGCGCTGATCCAGCGGGACGTGCCGGAACTGGTGCGCACGTCGGCGTTCGCCCGTTCGGAGACGATGCTCCAGGTGTGCTGGGTGTTCGGGGGCGCGGTCGGCATCGTGATGCCGCTGAACGGCACGCTGGGCCTGTCGGTGGCGGCCGCGGTCGTCGCCCTCGGCTGGGTGACCACCGCCCGCGGCCTGCTGTCCTCGGCCCGGCACGGGGGCTCGTCCCAGGCGAGGGTGAAGTGA
- a CDS encoding DUF2771 domain-containing protein gives MTTMPRGGAADVHSAVRRRRAVAAAGAVSAGLLVLSACDKPTPLSTITVGRSSVSSEATCGGEDTALNAAALTKCLKDTDIKSISVDPDETVRFGVDPDVADKRWTILMNGQPLTEDSDKTYRTIPGSVFFNAQYGAQGNSTLVTIKAGDGKKDSQTATGLWSFKLKKDD, from the coding sequence ATGACCACGATGCCTCGCGGCGGAGCCGCTGATGTACACAGCGCTGTGCGACGTCGCCGCGCCGTCGCCGCCGCCGGCGCCGTTTCCGCCGGACTGCTCGTCCTGTCGGCCTGCGACAAGCCCACCCCGCTGTCCACGATCACCGTCGGCCGCTCGTCGGTCAGCTCGGAGGCCACCTGCGGCGGCGAGGACACGGCCCTCAACGCGGCGGCCCTGACGAAGTGCCTCAAGGACACGGACATCAAGTCCATCAGCGTCGACCCCGACGAGACCGTCCGTTTCGGCGTCGACCCCGACGTCGCGGACAAGCGCTGGACGATCCTGATGAACGGTCAGCCGCTCACCGAGGACAGCGACAAGACCTACCGCACGATCCCGGGCAGCGTGTTCTTCAACGCCCAGTACGGCGCCCAGGGCAACTCCACCCTCGTCACCATCAAGGCGGGCGACGGCAAGAAGGACAGCCAGACGGCGACCGGTCTGTGGTCGTTCAAGCTGAAGAAGGACGACTGA
- a CDS encoding DUF3027 domain-containing protein yields MSAATTRSRTPDRLCAEAVDLARAAAQEAAAPGVIGEHVGVLSEGDRVVTHYFECRELGYRGWRWAATVARASRAKVVTLDEVVLLPGPDAVLAPEWVPWSERLRPGDMGPGDLLPTDAEDLRLEPGYTGEDDPRLQPGYTDADEPTPNSPLSEEMAELADVEDAEVTATPPAALSTTPRRGTIAAVAEELGLRRARVLSRYGLHTAADRWEDSFGPKTPMAQAAPASCVSCGFLARVGGSLGQAFGICANEFSPADGRVVSLAYGCGGHSEAAVMPTPPRPAEPVIDETRVDPFPLRPAPDSGSVPAATAADEESAELGHS; encoded by the coding sequence GTGAGCGCAGCGACCACGCGAAGCCGCACCCCCGACCGCCTGTGCGCCGAGGCCGTCGACCTCGCCCGTGCCGCAGCACAGGAGGCCGCCGCGCCCGGCGTGATCGGCGAGCACGTAGGCGTGCTGTCCGAGGGCGACCGCGTGGTCACGCACTACTTCGAGTGCAGGGAGCTGGGCTACCGCGGCTGGCGCTGGGCGGCGACCGTGGCCCGGGCCTCCCGCGCGAAGGTCGTCACGCTCGACGAGGTGGTCCTGCTGCCGGGCCCGGACGCGGTCCTGGCCCCCGAGTGGGTGCCGTGGAGCGAGCGCCTGCGCCCGGGCGACATGGGCCCCGGCGACCTGCTCCCCACCGACGCGGAGGACCTGCGTCTGGAGCCCGGCTACACCGGCGAGGACGATCCGCGCCTCCAGCCGGGCTACACCGACGCCGACGAGCCCACGCCGAACTCGCCCCTCTCCGAGGAGATGGCCGAGCTGGCGGACGTCGAGGACGCGGAGGTCACGGCGACCCCGCCGGCCGCCCTGTCCACCACCCCCCGCCGGGGCACGATCGCCGCGGTCGCCGAGGAGCTGGGCCTGCGCCGCGCCCGCGTCCTGTCCCGCTACGGACTGCACACCGCCGCCGACCGCTGGGAGGACTCCTTCGGCCCGAAGACCCCCATGGCCCAGGCGGCCCCCGCATCCTGTGTGAGCTGCGGTTTCCTGGCCCGTGTCGGCGGCTCCCTCGGCCAGGCCTTCGGCATCTGCGCCAACGAGTTCTCCCCGGCGGACGGCCGCGTGGTGTCGTTGGCGTACGGCTGTGGAGGCCACTCGGAGGCGGCGGTCATGCCGACACCGCCCCGCCCGGCGGAACCGGTCATCGACGAGACCCGGGTGGACCCGTTCCCCCTGCGGCCCGCCCCGGACTCGGGCTCGGTGCCCGCGGCGACGGCGGCGGACGAGGAATCGGCGGAGCTGGGGCACTCCTGA
- a CDS encoding futalosine hydrolase, translated as MTSDTRVDTHATHVTRILVATAVPAERDAVARAFTAPDPAHEVRPPGLPAGVTLHRPDPAFDVLAAGVGPALAAASVSAALTAAALEGAPYTLVVSAGIAGGFAPDAPVGSLVVADEITAADLGAETADGFLPVTELGFGAVTHRPPESLVREAAAVTGARTGAVLTVSTVTGTAARAAALRARHPRALAEAMEGFGVAEAAALHGTPVLELRAVSNPVGPRDRAAWRVADALKALETGFGKLAPVLNRWNPYDHQ; from the coding sequence ATCACGTCCGACACGCGCGTCGACACGCATGCCACGCACGTCACGCGCATCCTCGTGGCCACCGCGGTCCCCGCCGAACGGGACGCGGTGGCACGGGCGTTCACGGCCCCGGACCCCGCCCACGAGGTGCGCCCGCCGGGCCTGCCCGCCGGTGTGACGCTGCACCGCCCCGACCCGGCGTTCGACGTCCTCGCCGCCGGGGTGGGCCCCGCGCTCGCCGCGGCGTCCGTCTCCGCCGCGCTCACCGCCGCCGCCCTCGAGGGCGCCCCGTACACCCTCGTGGTGTCCGCGGGCATCGCCGGCGGCTTCGCCCCGGACGCGCCCGTCGGCTCCCTCGTCGTCGCCGACGAGATCACCGCCGCCGACCTGGGCGCCGAGACCGCCGACGGCTTCCTGCCGGTCACCGAGCTGGGCTTCGGCGCCGTCACCCACCGTCCCCCCGAGTCCCTCGTACGGGAAGCGGCGGCCGTCACCGGAGCGCGCACCGGCGCCGTCCTGACCGTCTCCACGGTCACCGGCACCGCCGCCCGCGCCGCCGCCCTTCGCGCGCGCCATCCGCGTGCCCTGGCCGAGGCCATGGAGGGCTTCGGGGTCGCCGAGGCGGCCGCCCTGCACGGCACGCCCGTCCTGGAGCTGCGCGCGGTCTCCAACCCGGTGGGTCCGCGCGACCGCGCCGCCTGGCGCGTCGCCGACGCCCTGAAAGCCCTGGAAACCGGTTTCGGGAAGCTCGCGCCCGTCCTCAACCGTTGGAACCCGTATGACCACCAGTGA
- a CDS encoding HAD family hydrolase, which produces MAPMTLAPPFTVGFDLDMTLIDSRPGIRSCYVELAERTGTYIDADLVVTRLGPPLEEEMAHWFPPERIASVADLYREIYPAYAVPGTHAMPGAREAVEAVQEAGGRAIVVTAKWEPNARLHLEHLGIPADALVGNLWAERKADALRTHGASVYVGDHVGDVRGARTAEALSVTVPTGPCGADELRAAGADVVLADLTEFPAWLSGYLAASRA; this is translated from the coding sequence ATGGCTCCCATGACCCTCGCTCCGCCGTTCACCGTCGGCTTCGACCTCGACATGACCCTCATCGACTCCCGGCCCGGCATCCGCTCCTGCTACGTGGAACTGGCCGAGCGGACGGGGACGTACATCGACGCCGATCTCGTGGTCACCCGGCTGGGGCCGCCGTTGGAGGAGGAGATGGCCCACTGGTTCCCGCCGGAGCGGATCGCGTCCGTGGCCGACCTCTACCGCGAGATCTACCCCGCGTACGCCGTCCCCGGCACCCATGCGATGCCCGGCGCCCGCGAAGCGGTCGAGGCCGTGCAGGAGGCCGGCGGGCGGGCGATCGTCGTCACCGCCAAGTGGGAGCCCAACGCCCGGCTGCACCTGGAGCACCTCGGCATCCCCGCCGACGCCCTCGTCGGCAACCTGTGGGCCGAGCGGAAGGCGGACGCCCTGCGTACGCACGGGGCGAGCGTGTACGTCGGCGACCACGTGGGCGACGTACGCGGCGCGCGCACCGCCGAGGCGCTGTCGGTCACCGTGCCGACGGGGCCGTGCGGCGCGGACGAGCTGCGGGCGGCCGGCGCGGACGTGGTCCTCGCCGACCTCACGGAATTCCCCGCCTGGCTCTCCGGCTACCTCGCGGCCTCGCGCGCCTGA